The Hemiscyllium ocellatum isolate sHemOce1 chromosome 7, sHemOce1.pat.X.cur, whole genome shotgun sequence genome window below encodes:
- the ndufb3 gene encoding NADH dehydrogenase [ubiquinone] 1 beta subcomplex subunit 3, producing MGTGPELADTRSWKVEGTPLELVQERLRRRGLSDPWARNEAWRFNGGFRKPITFTNVFSRGIKWGFAAFVVALGVEYALVSPKKNGGHH from the exons ATGGGGACGGGCCCGGAGCTGGCGGACACCCGGAGCTGGAAGGTCGAGGGGACCCCGCTCGAGCTGGTGCAGGAGAGGTTGCGGAGACGGGGCCTGAGCGACCCGTGGGCCCG TAATGAAGCCTGGCGGTTCAACGGAGGCTTTCgtaaacctatcaccttcaccaatGTCTTTTCTCGAGGCATCAAATGGGGATTTGCAGCATTTGTTGTGGCTTTGGGTGTTGAGTATGCACTAGTTTCTCCCAAGAAAAATGGAGGACATCACTAA